The Aestuariibaculum lutulentum genome segment CCGCATATTGTGTATCTGGCAAATTCCAGTAGTGTAAAAGTAGGGGTGACCAGAAAATCTCAGGTGCCTACACGTTGGATAGATCAAGGAGCACATGAAGCCATTGAAATTGTTGAGGTGCCTAACCGGTATCTTGCAGGAATTACCGAGGTGGCTTTAAAAGAATACGTATCTGATAAAACCAATTGGCGTACTATGTTAAAAAATGATATAGAAGATGAAAATTTGGTGGAATGGCGTGAGCGTTTAAAACAATATATCCCAGATGAAGCTAAAGAGTATTTTATTGAGAGCAATTCGGAAACCAATTTGGAGTATCCGGTACATCAATATCCATTAAAACCTAAAAGTTTAAATTTAGGAAAAACACCAAGTTATCAGGGAGTGTTAAAAGGAATAAAAGGACAATATTTAATTTTTGAAGACCAAACAGTTTTTAATGTGCGCAGTAATGAAGGTTTGGTAGTGAATATTACTATTCAGTAATTAAATAATGAAATAAAAAAATCACGCTTTTGGCGTGATTTTTTTAATATCCTAAAAGGAACGATTTATATATCTTCCTGATCTCTTAAGTTTTGGATATATTCCGCCTTTTGAATTTGACGTCTTCTTTTAACCGATGGTTTTGTGAAAAATTGATTATCTCTCAAGTTTTGCATCACCTTAACGTTTCTGTGTTTACGTTTGTAGCGTTTCAGTGCGCGTTCAATGTTTTCCCCTTCTTTAATTTCAATTCTTAACATATAGTTTATTTATAGAGTGAGTGTATTCAGGACTATCCCAAATACGTTTTTAAAATTTTACTTTTCGATGTATGCTTTAATCTTCTGATGCCTTTTTCTCTTATCTGGCGAACGCGTTCGCGTGTTAAATCGAACGTTTTTCCTATTTCGTCTAAACTCATTGGCGGTTGATTGCTCAATCCAAAATTTAAACGAATAATGTCGCTTTCTTTTTGTGATAAAGTATCTAAGGCTCTGTTTATTTCTGTACTTAACGATTCATTCATTAAGTATCTATCCGGGTTTGGCGAATCGCCTGCCGAAACCACATCATATAAATTTGAGGTTTCGCCTTCTTTTAATGGTGCATCCATGGATAGGTGGCGTCCGGAATTCTTCATGGATTGTTTAACATCGCTAACGGTTAAATCTAGTTCCTGAGCAATTTCTTCGGCGCTGGGAGCACGCTCGTGTGTCTGTTCTAAAAACGAATAGGCCTTATTAATTTTGTTAATCGAGCCAATTTTGTTCAAAGGTAATCTAACTATTCGAGATTGTTCGGCTAAAGCTTGAAGAATTGCTTGTCGAATCCACCAAACAGCATACGAAATGAACTTAAAACCACGTGTTTCGTCAAAACGCTTGGCTGCTTTTACCAATCCGGCATTCCCTTCATTAATTAAATCGGGTAGGGTAAGCCCCTGATTCTGGTATTGTTTAGCTACCGAAACAACAAAACGTAAGTTGGCTGTTGTTAACCTGTCTAAAGCCACCTGATCACCTTGTCTGATACGTTGCGCCAGCTCGACTTCTTCATCTGCTGTAATCAGTGGAATTTTGCTTATGTCCTGCAAGTATTTGTCAAGGGATTTAGACTCTCTGTTGGTTACTTGTTTTGTGATTTTAAGTTGCCTCATTTATACTTTTTTCTGTTTTAAAATATATCTAACCCACATTATAATATTTTAATTGAAAAAAGCAAGGAAACTTGCATTTCTTTAACATAAAACCCTTCATTTTGAGCTGAATACTTCAAATTTGATGAAAATTAAGTCTGTTTTCAGGTGTTTTTTAGAAATTCAATAAAAAAGGCAGGTTGTGTAAACCTGCCTTTTTTGAAATTTTATTTTATCGATATTTTTAATTCACGGTATCTGTTTTTTTCTTTTTGCCTCCTAAAAGACCGCCTAAAACATTTTTCACATTTTCTTTAATCTGTTCCTGTGAAGTGGTTTTGGTTTCTGCCTCCTGAGTTAAAGTTGAATCTGTACTGGTTGTGGTTTTAGAAGATGAAGTGCTCCCGGTTAATCCGCCTAATAAATTATTGAGTTCATTTTTACCTTGACCAATTAATTTTTGTTTTTGAATTTCTGTTAACTGACTCGTTAAATTTTTAACGCCACTTGTTAAGTCGGTTGACACCTTCGGGTCTGTATAACTACCGGAAATATTTGCAGTAATAGGTACCTTAATATCATTAACTTTACTGTCGTTTATACTGCTGATAAGTTTGTTAATATCGTTTCCTAAATATTTTGCAGGGACATCAAATACCGCGCTATAAGCCATGGTTTTGTCGAAGCCGTGGGATCCAGAAACTTCAATGGCAATATCCTGATATTTAAAAGTGAAAGGTTTTACGGTAACTTTTCCGTTAGCAAATTCTAAATAAGCTTTTAAGTCGTTAAAGCTGAATTTATCAAAATCAACAAAACTTAAGGAGCTTTCCAGTTTGTTTAAAACCTGTGCATTTTGTGGGTCTACTTTTGTAGTTAATAATTCCGCGGCAGCGTCACCAAAAAGGGTATTTAAATTTGGAGTAAAATCCTGAGTTAAATCGCCTTTTAAATTTAGTTTCGTGTTTAATTTTCCTTGTAAAGCTTTAGCAATAGGGGCGATGCTTTGAAACATATCTAAACCAGCAAAAGATTCGGCGATATCGAAATTTTCGGCACCTAAATCTAAATTAAATGTTGGTGTTTCGTTTTTTGTAGAAACATTACCCGAAACCGCTAAATTACCATTAAACAGTTTTGATGTTAGGTTGTTTAATGTAGCCTGTTGGTCTTTAATCACCAGTGAGCCTTTAACGTCTTTCAGTTTTAAATTGTCGTAAGTTACATTCGCTGCATTGGCGTTTATAGTACAATCTAAAAATGCTGGAATTTTTAAACTCTCCGTATTACTTGTGGTTGTTGAGGTTTTTTGTTCTTCTGAAGTTGTTGTTTCTTCATCGGAAGTCATAAAATCGCTCAGTACAAAATTATTGGAGTTTACATTAAAGTTTCCTTTTAAGGTGCTGTCGCTTAGTAAAAATCCGAGTAAATTGTTAATTGATCCATTGGCGCTAATATCACTACTTCCTGTGGTTGCATTAAAGTTATTAAGTGTAACCGTTGAAGGATTAAATGTCATATCGGCTTTTGAAATGCTCACGGGATTTGCCATGTCTTCGGAAGCGAATTTAAAGTCGGAAACACTCATGGTTCCTGAGCTTTTTATGCGCTCGTATGCATTGGTCTCAATGGCATTCATGTCGAAAGCGGTGTGGATATTAGCTTTTAAAATACCACTTAATTCCTGATCTAATTCCAACGGATAGGCTTTGGTTAAATTCCCTAAGTTTAACGTGCCATCAACATTAGCATTAACCAGCATATTTTTGGTTAAATTTTTAATGGTTGCCGACGATTTGAAAACATCTTTATCTATTCTAAAGTTTAGGGTGTTGATATTTACATAGGTGTCATCAACGTTACCGGTTTCATTTTTAATTTCTGTATTGATAATGATATTTTCAACCGACTTAGGTAAATCTGGATATTTAAATGATGCATTGTTTGAAGTAATACTGATGTCTAAAGTCGGAATCGTTTCTTCGGTTACTTTACCTTTCACAATACCTTTAACTTTAAAATCGCCTGTAGTTTGCACGTCTTCTATGCTTTTTGAATAGTTAGCAGGAATAACCGCTAAGAAATCTTTAAATGTAGAACCCGGATTTTCGAAAGTAATGTCGATATCCTGACCTTCTTCAATAAGCTGAACAAAACCATGAAATTCTAAAGGCAGTTGATTAATAAACGCCTTATTGTCTTTAAAGGTATATTTGCTGTTTTCTAAATCTAAATCGATTAAAGCATCTAATTTAATGTGGTTGTTGCTTAGGTACGCGGTGCTATCCATACTGAAGCTTACAAGGGCTTCAGTATTGGTGTCCAGCTCTGAAATAGTTCCTGAAAATGTTCCTTTTCCAGTATGGTTTAATTCTGTAATGCTGAATTGTATTTTAGAAGCTTCATCTAAATAGTTAAACGAACCGTTATTAATGCTGTAGTTTTCAATATCGAACGCAAAACCGCTATCGCTGGTTGTTTCTGTTTCTGTTGTTGAGCCGTCCTCTTTTGCGATGTCATAATTACTTTTGCCTTCGGCATTTGTTTTTAGGTTAACCAAGGCATCATCAATAGAAATGGAATTTATAGTTAACGGACCATCTTCAGTATTTTTAAATAATTCTTTAACCGACATGGTAAAGGAGATATTCTTAGTGCTCACCAAGGTGTCGCCTTTAAACGGTTCGAAATTGGTAATCACTAAATCGTTCACTTCAACATGGGCCTGCGGAAAACTTTTAAGTAAACTCAAACTCACATCACTAAATTCGACATTTGCATTGACGTTCTGGTTAATAAAGGTTTTAACCATGTCTTTTATCTGACCTTTAAAAGCAAATGGTAACGCTATTAAAATCACTAAAATAATTAGCACAGACAGACCTAAAATTTTTAAAGCTTTCTTCATAAATATGGGGTATTATGTTTTATGAGTAGGTTATAGGTTTAATAATGAGTTACTTTATATACGCAAATGTCACCAGAAAAGTTTGAAACTAAGAATTTTCTTCGTTAAGTTTTTTATAAAAATTAAAGCAAAAGAATTTCTTCATTCATCTTTAAATTAAAGCGCTTTCTAAACAGGTAAACGCCTAAATACATAAACGGCGTATCACAAAGTGCAACTAATATTTTAAAAAAGAATCCAGATAGGATAAGTCCGAGAAAATTTTCCCATGGAATAATATGAAAAATGCAAAGCAAACCAACAACGGTAAAGGTATCTACAAATTGAGAAATAAATGTTGAAAAGTTATTGCGTAACCATAAATGTTTGCCTTTAGTTAAACTTTTCCAGTAATGATAAATCTGTATGTCAATAAACTGTGCAAAAAGATAAGCCATCATACTGGCAAAAACCGCAAGTACGGTATTTCCAAAAACGGTTTTAAACATGGTGTCGTCTACAGGAGACCAGCTTGTGGCGGGTACAATGCTCGAGACGTAAACAATAAGTAGTGAGAATGCCGAAGCAAATATACCAGCAACAACCACTTGATTGGCTCGTTTTTTACCGTAAATTTCACTAATTAAATCGGTGATTAAAAAGGTAATGGGATAGGGAAGAATACCAACTGAAATTTCAAAAAGTTTCGATCCGAAAATTTCAATATCAAACGGATACCAGTAAAAAAACTTCTGAAATATTAAGTTCGAAACCACCAGCGAGGTAATAAATAGAGCCCCTAAAAGCATATAAATACGTTGGGCAGCGAGTTTATCTTTTAAAGTCATGCAATTTGTGAATAAATACGATTAGTAAATATAAAGTAATAAAATTTGTTTTAGTTATTTTGCCGTTACTTATGATGCAACCCACAACATTTCATATCGCTTTAGGAAGTAATAAAGGCGATAAACTTAAAAACTTACAGCAGGCGGTAAATTTAATTTATCAGCGTATTGGTGTGATTACTCAGATTTCTAAAGTGTATGAGTCACCGGCTTTTGGTTTTGAAAGTGACGATTTTTATAATTGTTGTTTAGCATTGCAAAGCGATTTAGAACCCCAGCAGGTTTTAGATGTTTTATTAGCAATTGAAATTGAATTAGGGCGCGTACGAACCAATCCCAATGCTTACGAAGCACGTACTATAGATCTGGATATTGTTTTAGTTGAAGATGAAATTATTTCTACCGAAACGTTGATTGTGCCACATCCGGAAATGCAAAAGCGAAAATTTGTGTTGTTGCCGTTGAACGATATTGCAGTAAAAGTTGAACATCCGGTTTTAAAAAAGAGCATTGGAGCTTTGTTGGATGAATGTGACGATACTTCGGTTTTAGAGCCTATTGCTGAGGTGTTGCATAACCCGAGCGCGGATTTCGATTTTTCAACTTTTAATTATATTGCTATAGAAGGGAATATTGGTGCCGGAAAAACGAGTTTAGCCACTAAAATTTCGAATGATTTTAATGCTAAGCTTATTTTAGAACGCTTCGCTGATAATCCGTTTTTACCACAGTTTTACAAGGATGCCAGTCGCTATGCGTTTCCGTTAGAGATGTCTTTTTTAGCCGACCGCTATCAACAAATTAGTGATGATTTATCGCAGCTCGATTTGTTCAAAGATTTTATTGTTAGCGATTACGATGTGTTTAAGTCGCTTATTTTCTCGAAAGTGACTTTGCAGGAAGATGAGTTTAATCTGTATAGAAAGCTTTTTTACTTAATGTATAAAGAGTTGCGTAAGCCTGATTTGTATGTGTATCTCTATCAGAATACCGAACGTTTACAGCAAAACATTAAAAAGCGTGGTCGCGATTACGAACAGAATATTGCTGATGAGTATCTTGAAAAAATAAACGCGGGTTATCTGGAATTTTTAAAAACTCAAACCGATTTTAACGTAAAAATTATAGATGTCTCTAACAAAGACTTTGTAAATAACCGTGAAGATTATTTGTGGGTTTTACAGGAGATTTTTTCTAATTAACTTTTTGAAAGTGTCAAGTTATGAGACGTTAGAATTATTTTGTTGTCAAGTTCTTCGGCGTTTAGAAAAACGGTAACATTATTAGTGTTGCTTTCGTTGAAATTAAGTTTAACGTCCGATTTCATTGTGAGATTGAAATCACCTTCCTCTATTTGTTTAGGTTCATCTAATTTCCAAGTGCCTTGAATAATTTTTGTTGAAGAACCGTCATTAAAAGTAATTTCAGCAGAGAAATCATCTTTAAATATTACGTTTTTAATTTTATTTTCAGTTTCAGAATCTTCTGAAAGTCTCCAGTTTCCAATTAGTTCCGATGTTGTTATTGTTGTGTCTTTAGTTTCTTTTTTAATTTCACAATTTGAAAATAAGACAATAGCAAAAACAAGGAATATTGATTTTAATAGTTTCATGATTGATGATGAATTTTTTGATTCTAAATCAAACATACCATTTCATTGAGAAAAATCAAAACTCAGAAGTAAGAAAATTATTATTTTAAAAACTTCACGTTATTTAAAGTCGCTTCTTCATTTGGAAACTCTAAAGCAGAAGATTCTGTTTTAATTTCAACGTTTTCTAACGAGATATTTTCACCGCCAAGAATATCAATTACATGATCTGGAGTTTCAATTTTTGCGTTAGAAATGTTTACATTTTTTCCGTCGTTAATAATTATGAGACCTGAGCTGTTTGCGTCAACATTATCAATGGTTAAATTGGTCAATGGTGATTCCGGAATACCATAAACCTTTAAGAAATGCGTGCTGTTTTCTATAATTAGGTTGGTCATAGAAACGTCTTTGTAAAACGGTGTTAGTTTATTTACAGGTCTGGCTGGTAAACGCTCAGCCAATTCACCAACATAAGCAGGTGTTCCTAACATATCCCATTTTATGGCTGTGGCTTCTAAATTCATACGAATGCGGTCGTAATACAGGTACTCGCCACCACCGCCTCTTGGTCTGCGCGTTTTAAAACGAATACCAACAACGGTGCCTTCAAACACACAGTCATGAACATATAAATTTCTTATGACGCCTGCAGTTTCACTTCCGCAGGTAATACCGCCATGCCCTTTTTGCGCCAGACAGTAACGTACCACCACGTTTTCGGTAGGTTTATTAACTTTCATGCCGTCTTCACCACGACCAGATTTCATGGTAAAACAATCGTCTCCGGTATTTAATGTCGAGTATTCAATAAGTACATTTTTAGACGATTCGATATCGATACCATCACCACGAGGAATACCGTAAGAATTCACATAAACACCTCGAATAATCACATTGTCACAATAGGTTGGTACGATATTCCAGAAGGCCGTATTTTCTAATGAAACGCCTTCAATATATACTTTTTTACAGTTGATAGGTGAAATGAATTTTGGAGGGAAAATCCAGTCTTCTTTCGAGCCATCATGAATACGTTCTTCAGCTGGTTTATTTAAATCTACTAAAGTTTCAATAGGCTTCATGTAAGAGCGCGCTTTGATTTCTCCGTCAAATGGCCCGATAAGCTTTCCGTTTCCGGTAATAGCAATATTTTCTTGGTTATTTGCGTAAATACAAGCAGCAAGCGACATCACTTCTAAACTTTCAACGCGCGTAAAAACGGCTGGTTGATAGTCTTTGACATCGGTGCTAAAACGAAGTACGGCGCCGTCTTCAAAATGAAGATTCACATTGCTTTTTAAAGCAATACGTCCAGTAAGCCATTCGCCTTCAGGAATGATAACTGTTCCTCCTCCTTGTGTACTTATGGTGTCGATAGCTTGTTGAATAATATTTGTTATTAAACTAGCAGTGACTTCAATTTTATCTTTAATGTTGATACTTCTATCAGGGAAACTTGGCTTTACAAATTCGGGCATAGCAAACGGTGCGGTTACCGGAGCAATGGTGTCTGGTAATACGGTACGGCCTACCTGTTCTTTGGTTGGGATACTTTCCAGTTTGCTGTAATCTGGTCCGACCTTGATTTCAGTTTTACAACTGGTGAATAAAGCTAAAGATAGTATGGTGATAAAAGCTCTCATTTTAGTTCTTATTGGTAATAATTAACGTAAAACTATAGATTTAAAACCTACATTGCTGTTGGTTTTGTTCAGCGGTTTATTCTGTAATTGTTTTTAGTTTGCTGAATATATCCCAAACCACCACACCACAACTCACCGAAATATTTAGGGAGTGTTTTGTGCCATATTGCGGGATTTCAATCACTGTATCGCTTGCTGATACCACTTTTTGTGCTACACCTTTTACTTCGTTACCAAAAACTAAAGCATATTTGGTATTGGCTTCAGGGGTAAAGTTGTCAAGCATGGTGGCGTTTTCGGCCTGCTCGATGGAACAGATTTTAACGTTTTCGGCTTTTAAGCGGTCCACTAAATCCATCGTGTTTTCAACGTATTCCCAATCTACAGTCTCGGTACTTCCCAATGCGGTTTTATGAATGTCTTTATGTGGTGGCGTTGCCGTAATACCGCATAAATAAATCTTTTCAATTAAAAAGGCATCGCTGGTTCTAAAAACTGACCCGATATTATTTAAACTTCTAATGTTGTCTAAAACAATAATGATGGGTTTTTTTTCAACCTGTTTAAAATCTTCAACGCTTAATCGGTCTAATTCGCTATTTTTTAATTTACGCATGGTGGTTTTAATGTCAATATTCTGTAGATAACTTATAGCGTTTCCATTTCAAAAACCACTAAAATTATGCTACTTTAGCACTCCTACAATTGATGCAAAAATAACATTAAAAAACTACTTACCCTTGGCTAAGAACGCAAAAAAAGAAACTCCGTTAATGAAACAGTATAATAGCATTAAAGCAAAATATCCTGATGCTTTATTGTTATTTCGTGTGGGGGATTTTTATGAAACCTTTGGAGATGATGCCGTAAAAGCAGCCGGAATTTTGGGGATTATATTAACAAAACGAGGTGCAGGAAGTGAGACTGAAACGGCTTTGGCAGGGTTTCCGCACCATTCGTTAAATACCTATTTACCAAAGCTGGTAAAAGCCGGGCAACGGGTAGCCATTTGCGATCAGTTAGAAGATCCGAAGCAAACCAAAACCATTGTAAAGCGAGGGGTTACCGAATTGGTAACGCCGGGTGTGGCTTTAAATGATGAGGTTTTGGTGTCGAAATCGAATAACTTTTTGTGTTCGGTGTATTTCGATAAAAAACACATTGGTGTTTCGTTTTTAGACATTTCGACGGGTGAGTTTTTAACTTCTCAAGGGAATGCTGAGTATGTTGATAAGTTGCTTCAAAATTTTAGTCCGAGTGAAGTATTGGTGTCGAAGCAAAAGCGCATGTTGTTTAACGAGACCTTCGGAAACGATTTTCATACGTTTTATTTAGAAGACTGGGTATACCAAACCGATTATGCTTACGAAACCTTAACCAAGCATTTCGATACAAAAACACTAAAAGGTTTTGGGGTTGAAGAATTGTATGAAGGTATTATTGCGTCAGGCTCCATTTTGCATTATCTGGCCGAAACACAGCATAATAAATTACAGCATATTACCTCTATTTCAAGAATTGCCGAAGACGATTATGTGTGGATGGATAAATTCACCATCCGAAATTTAGAGCTTTATAATTCTACCAATAATAATGCGGTAACGCTTTTAAATATTATCGATAAAACCATTTCGCCAATGGGTGGGCGTATGCTAAAGCGTTGGTTGGCATTGCCTTTAAAAAACGCAGGTAAAATTAAACAGCGTCATGAGGTGGTCGATTATTTAACCAAGGAAACGTCGGTTCACCAAAAAATACAAAATCAAATTAAGCATATTGGCGATTTAGAACGTTTAATTTCTAAAATAGCCACGGCGAAGGTAAGTCCCCGTGAGGTTATTCAGCTTAAAAATTCACTGGAAGCTATTGTTCCTATAAAATCTATTGCGACTAACAGTTCGAATGAATCGTTAAAAATTATTGGTGATAATTTGCAAAGTTGCGATGTGCTTCGTGAAAAAGTTAAGGAAATGCTTAATGAAGATGCGCCGGTAAATATTTTAAAAGGAAGCACTATTGCTGCTGGTTTTTCTGCCGAATTAGACGAGTTGCGAAACTTGTCTAAATCTGGAAAAGATTATTTAGATGATATGCTCGAGCGTGAAAGCGAACGCACGGGAATTACCTCTTTAAAAATAGCCTCAAATAACGTATTTGGGTATTATATTGAAGTACGAAATACGCATAAAGATAAAGTCCCTGAAGATTGGATTAGAAAACAAACTTTAGTTAATGCTGAGCGCTATATTACCGAAGAATTAAAGGAATACGAAGCTAAAATTTTAGGTGCTGAAGACCGTATTCTGGCAATCGAACAGCAGTTGTTTGCCGAATTGGTGGGGTGGATGAATCAGTATATAAAACCAGTTCAACAGAATGCCTTTTTAATTGGTCAGTTAGATTGTTTATGTGGTTTTGCACAATTGGCGAAAGACAACCATTATGTGTATCCAGCCATTGAAGAATCCTTCGATTTAGAAATTAAAGACGGACGCCATCCGGTTATTGAAAAGCAATTGCCTATTGGGGAAGCTTATATTGCGAATGATGTGTTCTTGGATAGAACCGCTCAGCAAATCATTATGATTACCGGACCAAATATGTCTGGTAAATCGGCTATTTTGCGTCAAACAGCCCTTATTGTGTTATTGGCGCAAATGGGAAGTTTTGTTCCAGCACAATCAGCAAGAATTGGTTTGGTCGATAAGATTTTCACCAGAGTAGGAGCGAGCGATAATATCTCCATGGGCGAATCGACCTTTATGGTAGAGATGAATGAGACAGCTTCTATTTTGAATAATATTTCAGAACGAAGTCTGGTGTTATTAGATGAAATCGGACGTGGTACCAGTACATACGATGGTATATCTATTGCCTGGGCTATTAGTGAATATTTACACGAACATCCGGCGAAACCAAAAACCTTGTTTGCAACGCACTATCATGAGTTGAATGAAATGACCGAAACGTTTAAACGTATTAAAAACTTTAATGTGTCGGTTAAGGAATTAAAAGATAATGTACTATTCTTAAGAAAACTTGTTGAAGGAGGAAGCGAGCATAGTTTTGGTATTCATGTGGCGAAAATGGCAGGTATGCCGCAGCAGGTTTTACGTCGCGCGAACCAGGTTTTGAAGAAATTGGAGAAGTCGCACTCTAGTGAGGAGCTTACCGAGAAGGTGAAATCGATGGAAAATGAAATGCAGTTAAGCTTTTTTAATTTAGACGATCCCTTACTTGAAAATATAAAAGAAGAAATATTAGAAACTGATATCGATACACTTACGCCAGTGGAAGCCTTGATGAAATTAAATGAAATTAAGCGTATGTTGGTTAAAAAGAAACAGGCTTAAAATTATTTTTTATTTTTTTCGAAAAAAAGCTTTGTACTTCTAATAAATGTACTAAATTTGCAACCGCAATCACGAATTGCACGCCTGTTAATAATAGGTGACGATCATAAAAATGACTGCGAAAGTAGCTCAG includes the following:
- a CDS encoding lipocalin-like domain-containing protein — its product is MKLLKSIFLVFAIVLFSNCEIKKETKDTTITTSELIGNWRLSEDSETENKIKNVIFKDDFSAEITFNDGSSTKIIQGTWKLDEPKQIEEGDFNLTMKSDVKLNFNESNTNNVTVFLNAEELDNKIILTSHNLTLSKS
- the folK gene encoding 2-amino-4-hydroxy-6-hydroxymethyldihydropteridine diphosphokinase, whose protein sequence is MMQPTTFHIALGSNKGDKLKNLQQAVNLIYQRIGVITQISKVYESPAFGFESDDFYNCCLALQSDLEPQQVLDVLLAIEIELGRVRTNPNAYEARTIDLDIVLVEDEIISTETLIVPHPEMQKRKFVLLPLNDIAVKVEHPVLKKSIGALLDECDDTSVLEPIAEVLHNPSADFDFSTFNYIAIEGNIGAGKTSLATKISNDFNAKLILERFADNPFLPQFYKDASRYAFPLEMSFLADRYQQISDDLSQLDLFKDFIVSDYDVFKSLIFSKVTLQEDEFNLYRKLFYLMYKELRKPDLYVYLYQNTERLQQNIKKRGRDYEQNIADEYLEKINAGYLEFLKTQTDFNVKIIDVSNKDFVNNREDYLWVLQEIFSN
- a CDS encoding sigma-70 family RNA polymerase sigma factor, with product MRQLKITKQVTNRESKSLDKYLQDISKIPLITADEEVELAQRIRQGDQVALDRLTTANLRFVVSVAKQYQNQGLTLPDLINEGNAGLVKAAKRFDETRGFKFISYAVWWIRQAILQALAEQSRIVRLPLNKIGSINKINKAYSFLEQTHERAPSAEEIAQELDLTVSDVKQSMKNSGRHLSMDAPLKEGETSNLYDVVSAGDSPNPDRYLMNESLSTEINRALDTLSQKESDIIRLNFGLSNQPPMSLDEIGKTFDLTRERVRQIREKGIRRLKHTSKSKILKTYLG
- a CDS encoding DUF2797 domain-containing protein gives rise to the protein MTYQGVLTKMETEYASPIQYYLVFDNDFINMNQLLDKHISIEFVRYQCLNCGLDKPIYRQGFCKSCFFDVPQAADWIMRPELSTAHLGKEDRDLEYEKKMQLQPHIVYLANSSSVKVGVTRKSQVPTRWIDQGAHEAIEIVEVPNRYLAGITEVALKEYVSDKTNWRTMLKNDIEDENLVEWRERLKQYIPDEAKEYFIESNSETNLEYPVHQYPLKPKSLNLGKTPSYQGVLKGIKGQYLIFEDQTVFNVRSNEGLVVNITIQ
- a CDS encoding AsmA family protein, coding for MKKALKILGLSVLIILVILIALPFAFKGQIKDMVKTFINQNVNANVEFSDVSLSLLKSFPQAHVEVNDLVITNFEPFKGDTLVSTKNISFTMSVKELFKNTEDGPLTINSISIDDALVNLKTNAEGKSNYDIAKEDGSTTETETTSDSGFAFDIENYSINNGSFNYLDEASKIQFSITELNHTGKGTFSGTISELDTNTEALVSFSMDSTAYLSNNHIKLDALIDLDLENSKYTFKDNKAFINQLPLEFHGFVQLIEEGQDIDITFENPGSTFKDFLAVIPANYSKSIEDVQTTGDFKVKGIVKGKVTEETIPTLDISITSNNASFKYPDLPKSVENIIINTEIKNETGNVDDTYVNINTLNFRIDKDVFKSSATIKNLTKNMLVNANVDGTLNLGNLTKAYPLELDQELSGILKANIHTAFDMNAIETNAYERIKSSGTMSVSDFKFASEDMANPVSISKADMTFNPSTVTLNNFNATTGSSDISANGSINNLLGFLLSDSTLKGNFNVNSNNFVLSDFMTSDEETTTSEEQKTSTTTSNTESLKIPAFLDCTINANAANVTYDNLKLKDVKGSLVIKDQQATLNNLTSKLFNGNLAVSGNVSTKNETPTFNLDLGAENFDIAESFAGLDMFQSIAPIAKALQGKLNTKLNLKGDLTQDFTPNLNTLFGDAAAELLTTKVDPQNAQVLNKLESSLSFVDFDKFSFNDLKAYLEFANGKVTVKPFTFKYQDIAIEVSGSHGFDKTMAYSAVFDVPAKYLGNDINKLISSINDSKVNDIKVPITANISGSYTDPKVSTDLTSGVKNLTSQLTEIQKQKLIGQGKNELNNLLGGLTGSTSSSKTTTSTDSTLTQEAETKTTSQEQIKENVKNVLGGLLGGKKKKTDTVN
- a CDS encoding RNA methyltransferase is translated as MRKLKNSELDRLSVEDFKQVEKKPIIIVLDNIRSLNNIGSVFRTSDAFLIEKIYLCGITATPPHKDIHKTALGSTETVDWEYVENTMDLVDRLKAENVKICSIEQAENATMLDNFTPEANTKYALVFGNEVKGVAQKVVSASDTVIEIPQYGTKHSLNISVSCGVVVWDIFSKLKTITE
- a CDS encoding glycoside hydrolase family 28 protein — protein: MRAFITILSLALFTSCKTEIKVGPDYSKLESIPTKEQVGRTVLPDTIAPVTAPFAMPEFVKPSFPDRSINIKDKIEVTASLITNIIQQAIDTISTQGGGTVIIPEGEWLTGRIALKSNVNLHFEDGAVLRFSTDVKDYQPAVFTRVESLEVMSLAACIYANNQENIAITGNGKLIGPFDGEIKARSYMKPIETLVDLNKPAEERIHDGSKEDWIFPPKFISPINCKKVYIEGVSLENTAFWNIVPTYCDNVIIRGVYVNSYGIPRGDGIDIESSKNVLIEYSTLNTGDDCFTMKSGRGEDGMKVNKPTENVVVRYCLAQKGHGGITCGSETAGVIRNLYVHDCVFEGTVVGIRFKTRRPRGGGGEYLYYDRIRMNLEATAIKWDMLGTPAYVGELAERLPARPVNKLTPFYKDVSMTNLIIENSTHFLKVYGIPESPLTNLTIDNVDANSSGLIIINDGKNVNISNAKIETPDHVIDILGGENISLENVEIKTESSALEFPNEEATLNNVKFLK
- a CDS encoding queuosine precursor transporter gives rise to the protein MTLKDKLAAQRIYMLLGALFITSLVVSNLIFQKFFYWYPFDIEIFGSKLFEISVGILPYPITFLITDLISEIYGKKRANQVVVAGIFASAFSLLIVYVSSIVPATSWSPVDDTMFKTVFGNTVLAVFASMMAYLFAQFIDIQIYHYWKSLTKGKHLWLRNNFSTFISQFVDTFTVVGLLCIFHIIPWENFLGLILSGFFFKILVALCDTPFMYLGVYLFRKRFNLKMNEEILLL
- the rpsU gene encoding 30S ribosomal protein S21, coding for MLRIEIKEGENIERALKRYKRKHRNVKVMQNLRDNQFFTKPSVKRRRQIQKAEYIQNLRDQEDI